A stretch of the Desertifilum tharense IPPAS B-1220 genome encodes the following:
- a CDS encoding bifunctional pantoate--beta-alanine ligase/(d)CMP kinase yields the protein MRLLTTVVALRCYLEQQRLLERKPEQQGRNDQFWDCGEDGVASSSYPKHREVGLVPTMGALHAGHLSLIEQARQENDILIVSIFVNPLQFGPTEDFQKYPRQLERDWQLCEDAGVDAIFAPPPEELGIPSRSSSERSPMVQVIPPPEMTSGLCGRSRLGHFQGVATIVTKLFNLIEPQRAYFGQKDAQQLAIIRRLVADLNFPIEIVACPIIREASGLALSSRNQYLSLPGKQTAAVLYQGLRQAEQAFFGGERSRLGLVEAFQSQLTEYPEVQLEYIDLVHPHTLMPLEQIEEIGLLATAARIESTRLIDNLVLRDRAPIVAIDGPAGAGKSTVARQVARALGLLYLDTGAMYRAVTWLVLQSGLALDDEVGIAELVSRASIDLTPTEVWINEQNVTQAIRSIEVTSRVSAISAQRAVRRELVKQQQQWGNKGGIVAEGRDIGTHVFPNAELKIFLTASVQERARRRQQDFSVQGEQSVSLQQLERDISERDRADSNRSISPLRKAPDAIEIQSDRLSIAEVTERIVNLYQQKVMTSALNGNNYIQKGQTIARSDL from the coding sequence GTGCGCCTGCTGACAACGGTTGTTGCGTTGCGCTGCTATTTAGAGCAACAGCGCTTGCTTGAGAGAAAGCCCGAACAACAAGGGCGGAACGATCAATTTTGGGATTGTGGTGAAGACGGAGTGGCGTCATCTTCTTATCCTAAGCACCGAGAAGTCGGTCTGGTGCCAACAATGGGGGCGCTGCACGCGGGTCATCTCAGCCTGATCGAACAGGCTCGACAAGAGAATGACATTTTGATTGTTAGTATTTTTGTCAATCCTTTACAATTTGGACCGACAGAGGATTTTCAGAAGTATCCTCGTCAGCTCGAACGAGATTGGCAATTGTGCGAGGATGCGGGGGTGGATGCAATTTTTGCGCCGCCGCCTGAAGAATTGGGCATTCCTAGCCGTAGCAGTTCTGAGCGATCGCCAATGGTGCAAGTGATTCCCCCTCCAGAAATGACCTCTGGGCTATGCGGGCGATCGCGCTTGGGTCATTTTCAGGGTGTTGCTACTATAGTTACAAAATTATTTAATCTCATTGAACCCCAACGCGCCTATTTTGGCCAAAAAGATGCCCAACAATTAGCTATCATTAGACGTTTGGTAGCCGATCTGAATTTTCCGATTGAGATTGTCGCCTGTCCGATTATTCGCGAAGCGTCAGGACTGGCTTTAAGTTCGCGCAATCAGTATTTATCGCTCCCCGGAAAACAAACCGCAGCCGTCCTTTATCAAGGTTTACGACAGGCCGAGCAAGCATTTTTCGGTGGCGAGCGATCGCGTTTAGGATTGGTAGAAGCGTTCCAATCTCAATTAACGGAATATCCAGAGGTTCAGTTAGAGTACATTGATTTGGTTCACCCGCATACGTTAATGCCTTTAGAACAGATTGAAGAAATTGGCTTACTGGCGACAGCCGCCCGCATTGAATCGACACGCCTAATTGATAATCTTGTCCTGCGCGATCGCGCCCCCATTGTCGCCATTGATGGGCCGGCGGGAGCTGGCAAATCGACGGTTGCGCGTCAAGTAGCTCGTGCTTTAGGGCTGCTTTACCTAGATACTGGGGCAATGTATCGTGCGGTCACATGGCTGGTGCTGCAATCGGGTTTAGCGCTAGATGATGAAGTGGGAATTGCTGAGTTAGTCAGCCGCGCTTCGATCGATCTAACGCCAACCGAAGTTTGGATTAATGAGCAAAATGTTACCCAAGCAATTCGCTCAATTGAAGTCACCTCTCGCGTTTCTGCTATTTCTGCCCAACGCGCTGTTCGCCGAGAACTGGTCAAACAACAGCAGCAATGGGGAAATAAAGGGGGAATTGTGGCAGAGGGTCGCGATATTGGAACCCATGTCTTCCCTAATGCAGAGTTAAAAATCTTCCTTACGGCTTCCGTACAGGAGCGAGCGCGCCGTCGCCAGCAGGATTTTAGCGTGCAAGGAGAACAATCGGTGAGCTTGCAGCAGTTAGAACGGGATATTTCCGAACGCGATCGCGCCGACAGCAATCGCTCGATTTCCCCGCTGCGTAAGGCTCCAGACGCGATCGAAATTCAATCCGATCGTCTCAGTATTGCTGAGGTGACGGAACGGATCGTCAACCTCTATCAGCAGAAGGTTATGACTTCTGCTTTAAATGGGAATAATTATATACAGAAGGGTCAAACGATAGCGCGATCCGACCTTTAA
- a CDS encoding septal ring lytic transglycosylase RlpA family protein: MKHKLWSGLTAALLMTALSTAPSTHAEPLKEQTRQDANETPQARDGATPQLTSARESEAVKVGEYQTCPETSVSCIGAVPTGSASQPEVIAKIQPHELAGREAATVYVRNIPVLTFLGNTPSNPSNTVKVGEIDGETLASENSSANDKQSNQPDASEPIWRATTLAARLNQLNRENLDANTITVSWQAATNESPEHYTIKVDGKELVAFNAETQLPDSTNNPAEDALQATNRLRRQMGNAPPLREIEGRPQPQPLAIVPKQFNPLAEFKGIASWYGPGFHGNRSASGEIFNQNALTAAHRNLPFGTLVRVTNLDNGASVVVRINDRGPFTGGRIIDLSAGAARVLGLIHSGVAPVRVEVLGAQSASN; this comes from the coding sequence ATGAAACACAAACTTTGGAGTGGTCTAACAGCGGCCCTACTGATGACAGCCTTGAGTACGGCACCCTCAACCCATGCCGAACCGCTCAAAGAGCAAACTCGTCAGGATGCCAACGAAACCCCTCAAGCAAGGGACGGCGCAACCCCTCAACTCACCTCTGCTCGCGAGAGCGAAGCCGTTAAAGTTGGGGAATACCAAACCTGTCCAGAAACCTCGGTTTCCTGTATCGGTGCGGTTCCCACAGGGAGTGCTTCACAACCCGAAGTCATCGCCAAAATTCAGCCCCACGAACTCGCAGGACGCGAAGCCGCAACCGTATACGTTCGGAACATCCCCGTCCTGACTTTTCTGGGAAACACCCCCTCAAACCCAAGCAATACAGTCAAAGTGGGTGAAATCGACGGCGAGACCCTAGCTTCCGAAAACAGTTCGGCAAACGACAAACAATCCAACCAACCGGACGCTTCAGAACCCATCTGGCGTGCCACCACCCTAGCCGCCAGACTCAACCAACTCAACCGAGAAAACCTCGACGCCAACACAATCACCGTCAGTTGGCAAGCCGCCACAAACGAGAGTCCAGAACATTACACGATTAAAGTAGACGGCAAAGAATTAGTCGCCTTCAACGCCGAAACTCAGCTACCCGACTCCACCAACAATCCGGCCGAAGACGCCCTACAAGCAACAAACCGCTTGCGTCGGCAGATGGGGAACGCCCCACCGTTACGAGAAATCGAAGGCAGACCGCAGCCTCAACCCCTTGCGATCGTTCCCAAACAATTTAACCCGCTTGCAGAGTTCAAGGGCATAGCCTCCTGGTACGGCCCAGGCTTTCATGGCAACCGTAGCGCCAGCGGCGAAATTTTTAACCAGAATGCTCTCACCGCAGCCCATCGCAATTTACCTTTTGGTACGCTAGTGCGCGTCACCAACCTAGACAACGGGGCATCAGTTGTCGTGCGAATTAACGATCGCGGCCCATTTACTGGCGGTCGCATTATTGACTTATCTGCCGGTGCTGCCCGCGTTCTCGGACTCATCCATTCTGGAGTCGCCCCTGTACGGGTTGAAGTCCTAGGCGCTCAGAGTGCTTCCAACTAA
- the purM gene encoding phosphoribosylformylglycinamidine cyclo-ligase, producing the protein MDYREAGVDVEAGRAFVGQIRRLVENTYRPEVLGNLGGFSGCFRLPTGYQNPILVSGTDGVGTKLKIAHTVDRHDTVGIDLVAMCVNDVLTCGAEPLFFLDYLATGKLNPDQLAAVVAGIAQGCQTAGCALLGGETAEMPGFYQPGEYDLAGFCVGIVEESKMLNGTQVQIGDRIIGLASRGVHSNGFSLVRKIIENQGNNWQDCPEELGGQSLQDVLLTPTQIYVKPILEALRSGLPIHGLAHITGGGLPENLPRCLGSGQAVKVDHHQWSIPAIFQWLAQTGDVNLPEMFNTFNMGIGFAVIVSPEAEQQTLTHFENTQIPAYPIGEVIAGNGELIGSWN; encoded by the coding sequence ATGGATTATCGCGAAGCGGGTGTCGATGTAGAAGCCGGTCGTGCCTTTGTGGGGCAGATTCGCCGCCTGGTTGAAAACACTTACAGACCGGAAGTTTTAGGCAATTTGGGCGGGTTTAGCGGCTGCTTCAGGCTACCAACGGGATATCAAAACCCGATTTTGGTGTCCGGAACTGATGGAGTCGGAACTAAACTCAAGATTGCCCATACGGTCGATCGTCACGATACGGTAGGCATCGATTTAGTGGCTATGTGCGTCAACGACGTTTTAACCTGCGGTGCAGAACCCCTCTTTTTCTTGGATTATTTAGCCACTGGAAAACTCAACCCCGACCAACTCGCGGCGGTGGTGGCTGGAATTGCTCAAGGCTGTCAAACTGCTGGGTGTGCTTTGTTGGGAGGAGAAACCGCAGAAATGCCCGGTTTTTATCAACCTGGGGAATACGATCTCGCGGGATTTTGCGTGGGAATTGTGGAAGAGAGCAAAATGCTCAATGGCACTCAAGTTCAGATTGGCGATCGCATTATCGGATTAGCCAGTCGCGGCGTCCACAGTAACGGATTCAGCCTAGTCCGTAAAATTATCGAAAATCAGGGTAACAATTGGCAAGATTGCCCTGAAGAATTGGGCGGTCAATCGTTACAAGACGTTCTATTAACCCCCACCCAAATTTATGTCAAACCCATCTTAGAAGCCCTGCGTTCGGGATTGCCCATTCATGGCCTGGCGCATATTACAGGCGGTGGTTTGCCAGAAAATCTACCGCGCTGCCTCGGTAGCGGACAAGCTGTTAAAGTAGACCATCACCAATGGTCAATTCCGGCAATTTTTCAATGGCTAGCCCAGACCGGAGACGTGAACTTACCGGAAATGTTCAATACCTTCAACATGGGGATTGGTTTTGCCGTTATTGTTTCCCCCGAAGCCGAACAACAAACCCTAACCCACTTTGAAAATACTCAAATTCCCGCCTATCCTATTGGTGAAGTCATCGCTGGCAATGGTGAATTAATCGGTAGCTGGAATTAA
- a CDS encoding DUF981 family protein encodes MFIDYITLMLINMVAGFVILAYYVYEGLDQVNPKKWIPGFGMVGAIALVTGLHMIFTWPVIGSFNIAFGETSVLFGILFMTASIAIAQGWDLITVAIYAFFAGLVAILLGVRMINLDLTRQPLLSGIGFILSGLGGVCAAPALYWRNVRIFRLVGVVVLLLAAAIWAITGYLAYWDHLSGFSDWQPLPMR; translated from the coding sequence ATGTTTATCGACTACATCACCTTAATGCTGATTAACATGGTCGCCGGATTTGTAATTCTGGCTTACTATGTTTACGAAGGTTTAGATCAAGTTAACCCCAAAAAATGGATTCCTGGATTTGGCATGGTTGGCGCGATCGCCCTAGTCACTGGCTTACACATGATCTTCACCTGGCCAGTGATTGGTAGCTTTAACATTGCCTTCGGCGAAACCTCCGTTTTGTTTGGCATCCTGTTTATGACCGCCTCAATTGCGATCGCCCAAGGATGGGACTTAATCACAGTTGCCATCTATGCTTTCTTTGCAGGATTAGTCGCCATTTTACTTGGCGTTCGGATGATTAACCTCGACCTCACTCGCCAACCGCTACTATCGGGAATCGGTTTTATCTTATCCGGCTTAGGTGGAGTCTGTGCCGCCCCCGCCTTATATTGGCGAAATGTGCGGATCTTCCGTTTGGTGGGCGTCGTCGTGTTGTTGTTAGCGGCCGCAATTTGGGCGATTACCGGCTACCTTGCCTATTGGGATCATCTCTCCGGATTTTCCGATTGGCAACCCCTACCCATGCGCTAG
- a CDS encoding protochlorophyllide reductase: protein MEQNRKSTVVVTGASSGVGLYAAKALAKRGWHVIMACRDLDKAGKAAESIEIPQGSYTLMHIDLGSLESVRRFVDNFRARGFTLDALVCNAAIYMPLIKEPLRSPEGYELTMTTNHLGHFLLCNLMLEDLKRSSYGDRRLVILGTVTHNPDELGGKIPPRPDLGNLEGFAEGFKEPISMIDGKSFEPVKAYKDSKVCNVLTMRELHRRYHESTGITFSSLYPGCVAETPLFRNHYPLFQKLFPLFQKYITGGYVSQELAGERVAAVIADPEYKQSGVYWSWGNRQKKEGKSFVQKVSPQARDDEKAEQMWDLSAKLVQTA, encoded by the coding sequence ATGGAACAGAATCGTAAATCCACGGTTGTCGTTACAGGTGCCTCTTCTGGAGTTGGCCTTTATGCAGCAAAAGCACTTGCCAAACGAGGATGGCACGTCATTATGGCTTGTCGCGACTTAGACAAAGCCGGAAAAGCGGCCGAAAGCATCGAAATTCCCCAGGGGAGTTATACCTTGATGCACATCGATCTCGGTTCATTAGAAAGCGTGCGGCGGTTTGTAGATAACTTCCGGGCGCGGGGTTTCACCTTGGATGCGCTGGTGTGCAATGCGGCAATTTATATGCCCTTAATTAAAGAACCCCTACGCAGTCCAGAAGGTTATGAACTCACCATGACCACCAATCACCTCGGTCACTTTCTGCTGTGTAACCTCATGTTAGAGGATCTCAAGCGTTCTTCCTATGGCGATCGGCGCTTGGTGATTTTAGGAACCGTTACCCACAACCCCGATGAGTTAGGCGGAAAGATTCCCCCTCGCCCAGACTTGGGTAATTTAGAAGGATTTGCGGAAGGCTTTAAAGAGCCGATTTCCATGATTGACGGTAAAAGTTTTGAACCCGTCAAAGCCTACAAAGATAGCAAAGTTTGCAACGTGCTAACCATGCGAGAATTGCACCGTCGCTATCACGAGTCCACCGGAATTACCTTTAGTTCTCTCTATCCGGGATGCGTGGCAGAAACCCCATTATTCCGCAACCACTACCCGCTGTTCCAGAAACTCTTCCCCTTATTCCAGAAATACATTACTGGAGGATATGTTTCTCAGGAACTCGCAGGCGAACGGGTTGCCGCAGTCATTGCCGATCCAGAATATAAACAGTCTGGCGTGTACTGGAGTTGGGGAAATCGTCAGAAGAAAGAGGGCAAATCTTTCGTTCAGAAAGTGTCTCCCCAAGCCCGCGATGATGAAAAAGCCGAACAGATGTGGGATCTCAGCGCTAAGTTAGTGCAAACCGCCTAG
- a CDS encoding heavy metal translocating P-type ATPase translates to METTQLQLHGMMCASCASAVEKAIQNVSGVQTCQVNFAAEQATIEYNPHKTSLEKIQQAVANAGYQAQPLEAETEDSLDASQQAVQEDLKRKTIVGVIVSAILIFGGLPMMTGLEIPWIPLWLHHPLLQLVLTTPVMFWCGSLFFRGAWKALQHRTANMNTLIAVGTGAAYLYSLFATFFPQVLLAQGLTADVYYEVAAVIIGMILLGNYFEARAKKQTSAAIRALVGLQAKTARVIRHNQEIDIPIAQVKVGDIVLVRPGEKIPVDGTIVEGSSTVDESMVTGESIPVQKKPGDDAIGATINKTGSFKFKALRVGKDTVLAQIVRLVQQAQGSKAPVQRLADRITGWFAPAVIAIAILTFLIWFNFTGNLTISLITTIGVLIIACPCALGLATPTSIMVGTGIGAEHGILIQGGESLELAHKIQTLVLDKTGTLTQGKPVVTDFVTARGTEDGNELKLLQLAAAVERHSEHPLAEAIVTYAKTQQVATPLPEAQQFEAIAGAGVQAQVLDRLVQIGTTRWMQDLGIDTSALSGHLQALEQASKSTAWIAIDGQAEGLLAIADALKPSSPQAVRALKKMGLEVVMLTGDNRATAESIARQVGITRVFAEVRPDLKAETIKAIQQEGKIVAMVGDGINDAPALAQADIGIAIGTGTDVAIAASDITLISGDLQGIVTAIKLSRATLNNIRQNLFFAFIYNTAGIPIAAGILYPFTGWLLNPILAGVAMAFSSVSVVTNALRLRKFKSN, encoded by the coding sequence GTGGAAACCACCCAACTCCAGCTACACGGTATGATGTGCGCCTCATGTGCCAGCGCCGTCGAAAAAGCCATTCAAAATGTCTCTGGCGTTCAGACTTGTCAAGTCAACTTTGCCGCAGAACAAGCCACAATTGAATATAATCCTCACAAAACCAGCCTAGAGAAGATTCAACAGGCGGTTGCCAATGCCGGGTACCAAGCCCAACCTCTAGAAGCCGAAACCGAAGATAGCCTAGACGCTTCTCAACAGGCAGTACAAGAAGATTTAAAGCGTAAAACGATTGTTGGCGTTATCGTTAGCGCAATTTTAATTTTTGGCGGACTCCCGATGATGACAGGGTTAGAAATTCCCTGGATACCCCTATGGTTGCATCATCCCCTATTGCAATTGGTGCTAACCACGCCCGTGATGTTTTGGTGCGGCAGCCTCTTTTTTAGAGGAGCCTGGAAAGCACTTCAACATCGTACGGCGAATATGAATACCTTAATCGCAGTTGGTACGGGAGCCGCTTATCTTTATTCTTTATTTGCCACCTTTTTCCCCCAAGTTTTGCTGGCTCAAGGTTTAACCGCTGATGTGTACTATGAAGTGGCAGCCGTCATCATCGGCATGATTCTATTGGGGAACTATTTTGAAGCTAGGGCGAAAAAACAAACCTCCGCAGCCATTCGCGCTCTTGTGGGGTTGCAAGCCAAAACCGCCCGCGTCATTCGTCATAATCAAGAAATTGATATTCCCATCGCTCAAGTTAAAGTCGGAGATATTGTCTTAGTGCGTCCCGGCGAAAAAATCCCCGTCGATGGCACGATTGTAGAAGGGAGTTCCACCGTTGATGAATCGATGGTGACAGGCGAAAGCATCCCCGTGCAGAAGAAACCGGGCGATGACGCGATTGGGGCGACGATTAATAAGACGGGAAGCTTTAAATTCAAAGCCTTACGAGTCGGGAAAGATACCGTTTTAGCTCAAATTGTCCGGTTAGTGCAACAAGCCCAAGGCAGCAAAGCCCCCGTACAAAGATTAGCCGATCGCATTACGGGTTGGTTTGCACCAGCAGTGATTGCGATCGCCATCCTCACCTTCTTAATCTGGTTCAACTTTACCGGAAATCTCACCATTTCCCTGATTACCACCATCGGCGTCTTAATTATTGCCTGTCCCTGTGCTTTAGGACTAGCAACGCCAACTTCAATTATGGTAGGCACCGGAATTGGGGCAGAACATGGCATTTTAATTCAAGGCGGAGAAAGCCTAGAACTGGCGCACAAAATCCAAACCCTCGTTTTAGATAAAACCGGAACCCTCACCCAAGGGAAACCCGTCGTCACCGACTTTGTAACCGCGCGCGGAACCGAAGACGGAAACGAACTCAAGTTGCTGCAACTCGCCGCCGCCGTAGAACGCCACTCAGAACACCCCCTCGCTGAAGCCATCGTCACCTATGCCAAAACGCAACAGGTGGCTACCCCCTTACCAGAGGCGCAACAGTTTGAAGCGATCGCCGGGGCAGGCGTGCAAGCCCAAGTGCTAGATCGCCTCGTCCAAATTGGCACTACGCGCTGGATGCAAGATTTAGGCATCGATACAAGCGCCCTTAGCGGTCATCTCCAGGCCCTAGAACAGGCGAGCAAATCCACCGCTTGGATCGCCATCGACGGGCAAGCCGAGGGGCTATTGGCGATCGCAGATGCCTTAAAACCCTCTTCTCCCCAAGCCGTACGAGCCTTAAAAAAAATGGGATTAGAAGTCGTCATGCTCACCGGCGATAACCGTGCCACCGCCGAAAGCATCGCCCGCCAGGTGGGAATTACCCGCGTCTTCGCCGAAGTTCGCCCCGATCTCAAAGCCGAAACCATCAAAGCCATTCAACAGGAAGGCAAAATTGTGGCAATGGTAGGCGATGGCATCAACGACGCCCCCGCCCTAGCCCAAGCCGATATTGGGATTGCTATTGGTACGGGAACCGATGTGGCGATCGCAGCCAGCGACATTACCTTAATTTCCGGTGACTTACAAGGCATCGTCACCGCCATTAAACTCAGCCGCGCCACCCTCAACAATATTCGCCAAAACCTCTTTTTCGCCTTCATCTACAACACCGCCGGAATTCCCATCGCGGCGGGTATCTTATACCCCTTCACCGGCTGGTTGCTAAACCCCATCCTCGCCGGAGTTGCAATGGCATTTAGTTCCGTCTCCGTCGTCACCAACGCCCTCCGCCTGCGAAAGTTCAAGTCAAATTAG
- a CDS encoding heavy metal-responsive transcriptional regulator, with product MLTQPLLLIGQVATLSGIGIKTIRYYEELGLIRADDRTDGGFRQFSPQVMMRLAFIKRAQSLGLSLNEIKQCLEVYDRGELPCGEVRHQLEEKVTEIDKKIEQLLTLKQELQQLLNHWEPSEHSTWGDRHSPICPIIQNESTTGA from the coding sequence GTGCTAACTCAACCCCTGTTACTGATTGGTCAAGTCGCGACTCTCAGCGGAATTGGGATTAAAACCATTCGCTACTACGAAGAACTCGGCTTAATTCGTGCAGACGATCGCACCGATGGTGGATTTCGCCAGTTTTCTCCCCAGGTGATGATGCGCCTTGCCTTTATTAAACGGGCGCAAAGTTTGGGGTTAAGTTTAAACGAGATTAAACAATGTTTAGAGGTTTACGATCGCGGCGAGTTGCCCTGCGGTGAAGTTCGGCACCAATTGGAAGAAAAAGTCACAGAAATTGACAAAAAAATTGAGCAGCTTCTAACCCTCAAACAAGAGTTACAGCAACTGCTCAATCATTGGGAACCTTCAGAGCATTCAACTTGGGGCGATCGCCACAGCCCTATCTGCCCCATTATTCAAAACGAATCAACTACAGGGGCCTAA
- a CDS encoding SH3 domain-containing protein produces the protein MSVYRQWGATLALFSTLAIASADLVQTQSAIAQPPSPPELQLAQGLVGQCRAATRDIFIYSERSTTSTRLRAIPANSQVTLADQGSGGWIAISAPTAGFVQAADLRPCTGTQPQPGANLCRQLTTALNVRANPSETARIVSTLNSGQRVTLRSAEERVVAGRSWVEITGPTAGWISSGVGTNRNITNCPGGTDGTAGRVCRVTVANGLRTYQSAGGAVTGSGIGFNEAVTITGERRTIGDRVWLQISRPVNAWISSGFVGNESNLTPNPCR, from the coding sequence ATGTCCGTCTATCGTCAATGGGGGGCAACCCTCGCTTTATTTTCCACTTTAGCGATCGCCTCTGCCGATCTCGTCCAAACCCAAAGCGCGATCGCCCAACCGCCTTCCCCCCCAGAACTGCAACTGGCTCAGGGTCTGGTCGGCCAATGCCGCGCGGCAACTCGCGATATCTTTATTTATAGCGAACGTTCCACCACCTCAACGCGCCTGCGAGCGATTCCCGCCAATAGCCAAGTCACCCTTGCCGATCAAGGATCGGGCGGCTGGATTGCGATTAGCGCCCCCACAGCAGGCTTTGTCCAAGCCGCAGATTTACGGCCGTGTACGGGAACTCAACCTCAACCCGGTGCCAACCTCTGCCGCCAACTCACCACGGCTTTGAACGTGCGGGCAAACCCCAGCGAAACCGCCCGGATCGTTAGCACCTTAAATTCAGGTCAGCGAGTCACCTTAAGAAGTGCAGAAGAACGCGTCGTCGCCGGACGTTCTTGGGTCGAAATTACAGGCCCGACGGCGGGATGGATTTCTAGCGGCGTTGGCACAAACCGCAATATCACCAACTGTCCGGGCGGGACTGATGGCACGGCTGGACGGGTTTGTCGCGTCACGGTTGCCAATGGCTTGCGAACTTACCAATCAGCCGGAGGTGCGGTAACGGGTTCTGGAATTGGTTTTAATGAAGCTGTCACCATTACTGGAGAACGTCGCACCATTGGCGATCGCGTTTGGTTGCAAATTAGCCGCCCCGTTAATGCTTGGATTTCTAGCGGTTTTGTGGGGAATGAATCTAACCTGACTCCGAACCCTTGTCGCTAA
- a CDS encoding SH3 domain-containing protein — protein MNKLFQAGQATALLATLALVTGDFAIPVSAIAQDLEIAQAENPTLIAQTLVGQCRAAKQDIFIYSERSTNSTRIRALPLNAQVTLADNGAAGWIAVSAPATGFVQAADLKPCGSAPPTSDLCRQLRVALNVRATPSATGNYISTLNAGQRVTLRSAEERVVAGRSWVEISAPTAGWISSGVGTERNIENCPGTPPVTGRACRVTYPLGLRTHQSPGGAAIAPGVGFNETVTITGERRVIGDRVWLQITRPVNAWVSSGFVGNETNLTPNPCR, from the coding sequence ATGAATAAACTTTTTCAGGCCGGTCAAGCCACGGCATTATTAGCAACCCTTGCCTTAGTGACAGGTGATTTTGCAATTCCGGTTTCGGCGATCGCTCAAGACTTAGAAATAGCCCAAGCTGAAAATCCCACCTTAATTGCTCAAACCCTTGTCGGTCAGTGCCGCGCGGCCAAACAGGATATCTTTATCTACAGCGAGCGCTCGACCAATTCAACCCGGATTCGCGCCTTACCCCTCAACGCCCAAGTTACCCTCGCCGATAACGGGGCTGCCGGTTGGATTGCAGTCAGCGCCCCGGCCACAGGTTTCGTCCAAGCCGCCGACTTAAAACCCTGCGGCTCTGCACCGCCCACCTCTGACTTGTGCCGTCAATTGCGAGTTGCCCTCAACGTGCGGGCAACCCCTAGCGCCACCGGCAACTATATCTCCACCCTCAACGCCGGCCAACGCGTCACCCTCAGAAGCGCAGAAGAACGGGTGGTTGCGGGTCGTTCTTGGGTCGAGATTAGCGCGCCCACAGCAGGCTGGATTTCCAGCGGGGTCGGAACAGAAAGAAACATCGAAAACTGTCCGGGGACTCCGCCCGTTACAGGTCGGGCTTGTCGCGTCACCTATCCGTTGGGCTTGCGAACCCATCAATCGCCTGGAGGGGCTGCCATTGCTCCCGGCGTTGGCTTTAACGAAACCGTCACCATTACCGGAGAACGGCGCGTGATTGGCGATCGCGTTTGGTTGCAAATTACGCGCCCCGTCAATGCCTGGGTTTCTAGCGGCTTTGTGGGTAACGAAACCAACTTGACGCCGAACCCTTGCCGTTAA
- a CDS encoding SH3 domain-containing protein → MSQNNQIAGLAIPVGIASLCFSPIFACGSFTAWAGLPEQPAALTAQSSQPNPSLVGQCRAASRSTFIYNERSPNSTRVRSLLVDEQVRLADNGLNGWIAIDQPISGFIQTNDLKPCGDPLEGQCRATNRDTFIYDSPSTNATRTRSLLPNETVTLASGGAEGWVMIRSPIQGYVQAATLRPCAPNAVRPNPPVATNPLQCRRVTEFVGEGLNVRVRPLLLARSIGVLLPGDIVRLRSNPPATNVDSEGRTWVEVTSPIPGWVSQGFIEGRNLEPVECP, encoded by the coding sequence GTGAGCCAAAACAATCAAATCGCCGGATTGGCGATTCCTGTAGGGATCGCCTCCTTGTGTTTTTCCCCGATCTTTGCGTGTGGGTCATTCACCGCCTGGGCTGGTTTACCAGAACAACCGGCAGCATTGACTGCACAATCTTCTCAACCGAACCCCAGTCTAGTGGGTCAATGTCGCGCGGCGAGTCGCAGTACCTTCATTTATAACGAGCGATCGCCCAATTCTACCCGCGTCAGAAGCTTGCTAGTTGATGAACAAGTCCGATTAGCGGACAACGGCTTGAACGGTTGGATTGCTATTGACCAACCGATCAGCGGCTTTATCCAAACCAACGATCTCAAACCCTGCGGCGATCCGCTAGAGGGTCAATGCCGCGCGACCAATCGAGATACCTTTATCTATGATAGTCCGTCAACCAACGCCACCCGAACCCGCAGTTTGCTCCCGAACGAAACAGTCACCTTAGCCAGCGGTGGTGCTGAAGGCTGGGTGATGATTCGTTCTCCCATTCAAGGCTACGTGCAAGCCGCAACCCTAAGACCCTGTGCGCCGAATGCAGTTCGTCCTAACCCACCCGTTGCCACTAATCCGTTACAGTGTCGCCGAGTCACAGAATTTGTGGGAGAAGGTCTAAACGTGCGAGTGCGGCCGCTATTGCTAGCGCGTTCGATTGGCGTTCTTTTACCGGGGGATATTGTCAGACTCCGCAGCAATCCCCCCGCTACGAATGTCGATTCCGAAGGGCGAACTTGGGTTGAAGTCACTTCACCGATTCCGGGGTGGGTTTCCCAAGGATTTATTGAGGGAAGAAACTTAGAACCCGTAGAATGTCCCTAG